The following proteins are co-located in the Triticum aestivum cultivar Chinese Spring chromosome 1A, IWGSC CS RefSeq v2.1, whole genome shotgun sequence genome:
- the LOC123047003 gene encoding protein TIC110, chloroplastic produces MELSLVSAKASPRAAAAAVSSSPLLPSATRSRPRGRRFRCVAAASKGEEVFGGRKELTGVQPLVEALPPAGRAVLELAVVAAAAAGGYSLGTRYGGTRTTAVAGAAVLGAATLAGAAAVNSVVPGVAAVGLHNYVAGSDDPTALEASEVANIASKYGVSTQDAAFKSELCDLYASFVYSVLPPGHEDLKGTEVEAIKKFKKALGLDDVDAANMHLAIGRRLYRERLDAFQKLIFVSNLVFGDASDFILPWKHLFGITDYQIDIAMRENAKSLYALELKSIGRGLDIGTLIEVRRVQLAYKLFDEVAADMFKEHAKKLIQENISSALSILKSNTSAGNIPTEVINEVNSILAFNRLLTVLSKFPQGERFARGLGPISLAGDFDHDKMVGDLKILYAAYTTEVLSDGLLDDEKLGPLNELRNIFGLGKREAEAIIEGVMSDVKSQVPA; encoded by the exons ATGGAGCTCTCACTCGTCTCCGCCAAGGCCtcaccccgcgccgccgcggccgccgtctcCTCCTCCCCGCTCCTCCCCTCCGCCACGCGGAGCCGCCCCCGCGGCCGGCGGTTCCGCTGCGTCGCCGCGGCGTCCAAGGGGGAGGAGGTGTTCGGCGGCCGGAAGGAGCTCACGGGCGTGCAGCCGCTGGTGGAGGCATTGCCGCCCGCGGGGCGGGCGGTGTTGGAGCTCGCGGTCgttgccgcggcggcggcgggggggtacAGCCTCGGGACACGCTACGGCGGCACGCGGACCACGGCCGTCGCGGGCGCGGCCGTGCTCGGGGCGGCCACCCTTGCGGGGGCCGCCGCTGTGAACTCCGTCGTGCCGGGGGTCGCCGCCGTGGGGCTCCACAACTACGTCGCAGGCTCTGACGACCCCACCGCGCTGGAGGCTAGTGAGGTGGCGAACATCGCGAGCAA atatGGAGTCAGTACACAAGATGCAGCATTCAAATCAGAGCTCTGTGACCTGTATGCCAG CTTTGTTTACTCAGTACTTCCTCCAGGACATGAAGATCTCAAAGGTACTGAGGTTGAAGCTATTAAAAAGTTTAAAAAAGCTCTTGGACTCGATGATGTGGATGCTGCAAATATGCACCTGGCG ATTGGTAGACGCTTATACAGAGAGAGACTCGAT GCATTCCAAAAGTTAATTTTTGTGTCAAATCTTGTCTTCGGAGATGCATCAGACTTCATACTTCCATGGAAACATCTTTTCGGGATCACGGACTATCAG ATCGATATTGCTATGCGGGAGAATGCCAAAAGTCTGTACGCGTTAGAGCTCAAGTCTATTGGAAGAG GTCTTGACATAGGCACGCTCATTGAAGTGAGGAGAGTACAACTTGCATATAAACTTTTTGATGAG gTTGCTGCTGACATGTTCAAGGAGCATGCGAAGAAGTTGATTCAAGAAAACATTTCATCTGCTTTATCCATATTGAAGTCCAATACCAGTGCAGG GAACATTCCCACAGAGGTTATTAATGAGGTGAATAGTATCCTCGCATTCAATAGGTTGCTAACAGTTCTAAGCAAGTTTCCTCAAGGCGAGCGATTTGCACGTGGGCTTGGACCTATCTCGTTAG CTGGAGATTTTGATCATGATAAGATGGTTGGTGATCTAAAGATACTCTATGCGGCCTATACAACAGAAGTACTTTCAGATGGACTTCTTGATGATGAGAAG CTTGGTCCTTTAAATGAGCTGAGGAATATATTTGGGCTTGGGAAGCGTGAGGCAGAAGCAATCATAGAAGGAGTAATGTCAGATGTTAAATCTCAAGTACCAGCATGA